The stretch of DNA CGGGACACTGCAGGACAGAACATTGACacagtagttttttttcaataatcaaAATATACGCGAGACTGAATTGAGATTGCCGTGTAGTGTGTGACAGGGTACATAGGCAAGGTCTTCCCAGAAGGGGTGATTCAAGCGCACATTGTTCGGCAGAAGACCACGCGTCACAGCCCAGTGGCTACGCGCGCAAACAATACAATCGACTGGTTTAGTAATCGTGATCGCAACTGATAACGAAGGTTGTTGTCAAAACGAATTTGGTGTTACAGCAGAATTATTTTTAAACCCGGCTGATATAACGAACACCAATTGAGGGGCTATATAACCATCTGCGCgatggtgaaaaaaaaacaagttggaTATTGCAATGCATCTAAAAGGTGTAATATTTCATATGTCACGATGCTCTTAATTAGTTTGTGGTTTGAGGGTAAGTTACCGCGCGGTGCAAAACCCCAATACTGATCTCCTGATATAAACGCACCACGCTAATGCACTGGAAACGAAACTCCAATCTAGGTTACGCTCTTGACCCTCTAAAAAGTACATTACGTTGTCCCGAAACAATCGTCGCCGAAGCCGAATAGCCTTCACAAGACGCGTCGCGGCGCCAGGAGGCTTGTGTCGTATAGCCACAATCCATAATAAATGTACGATGTGGCGATAATCGTTAcacctctccctctctctcacGTACGCTATTATATCATACCGGTAGTCCTCCCATAGCGGCCAGCATCAAGTGCGCGCGGCACTGCCGGCCACCACAGCCAGGGTAAACAGGGAGAAGAAACAATTCCTTAAAAGGAGAAAATCACACTCGCGGCGGCGCTTGTGAGCTTGTGGCATTAATAAATGTACACATGTATATCACGGACACGAAACGACGGCCCGATCGCATCAGGTTACCACAAAAGCGCGCCGTGTTAGGCTGCTGACCTACTGAACCATATGTACGAATCTTCTTCTGTTTTCGATGCTGAATGTGGTGTAAAGAATTGTAAAAAGATTACCTTGTCAGCAGGACATTGGAGGAAGCTGCACTCATTCAATTCTGATGGGGACTGCGGTAAAATCAATCAAGCTTTTAATTGCGTCGTCACGCACCAACAGCAACAGTTGATGCCATGGGGAAACAACAAAGCCGTTGTGGGGTTCACTGATTGATTCGTGCATTCGCTACTTTCCGACTTCGGACAGAAACCGGGGTAGATTGCTGCGTTGACGGATAGATGGCAGTGCGGATTTTATGGTGAGTCACAGTGAGTAAAAGAGCGATGATAAATGTTCAATATTTCTTGCCTTGCATTGCCagtgttatggcgggtttacattagggagatctatagctatagatggatttattcacgtgaaaataggtgtaaacgggtgagaataaatatgatacacttattcgaggtatatataacttgaataaattcagcatatgtaaacgcttgtgaatttctcactggtgagaaatcactaaagttggatgcagttctactttaggcgAATAAActtaccgaaaatatgaatatattcattatagaagttcacgctagtgtaaacggttgatgcgatttctataaatctcatcatatttcttcacatgaatatatcactggtctaaacccacccttagacagGCACAAGCATTAAACTACTCTTGAATTCGGACAAACGTAATGAAACATTAATAATTCATACCAGTCGTAAGCTTAACGTTGATAGAATACCAAATATGTTGCTAAAGTTGGCAATAATTTCGCAATTCGTGATAGCAGATGAACGGACCTCGCCTATtccagaatgagcacttttctgTGTAAAGCTAGCCACTCCTGGTTTATTTTACTGCCATGGGCAGTCTCGAGTGGTGTGTTTGTTTCGTACCGAAAAACCAGTGCCGAATTTATTACTGTATAAATATTTACAAGAACGCGCCTCGCGCCTATGGTCATAAAGAGGGGTACCGTTACGCAAAAGTGATAATAAATGAGCGCAGTAGCAAGTAGTAATATTGCGTGTGCACACAGTGTGCGCGACTCATATATTTATCCACCTAATTATCCGAACAGTAGCAGTGGCATCTGGTGCACAAATGCTCTGGCGTCACACGGGACGGATTCGGCTTTTGAATTCGCTTCACACCTTTTATGAAACACAGAAAATAATATCATGACAAAGAGTTGGATCGCTTTCACACGACTCGCTAACCCCGACTCAAActctgataaaaataaaaatcgcgaTCGGAATCGAATGTTGACATGTTCATCAATCGATCATCGAACCGAAAGATACGTTCGCACATTGATACGGAGGGGCGATGAGACCGGTGAAAACAAGCAGTTGAACCTATTATTCGATCATTCGGACCGAGGAAAAAAATAGGATGTATAAACGAACAACGCGCGCATCGTTTCAGCGATGATGATGATTGAATTAATTGCTGATCGGGGACGGATGGATGATTTTGGTTGTACTCGTGAAAATTATTCGGGTGGAATAATAATTGTAAATCAgaggtaaaatatatttaaattgcCGTCGAAGCTTGAGCTGCTCCGATTGCttctttgtaaaaaaaatcaacgtcAAAACGCGAGGTTTTGTGACATAGTACATAGTATgcctcaaatacattcccagctgtatttgacaatgtggaagataggtcagaacctcacctatcagattctatagcaaacttaaattggaacgtttttccaattgagttattaacttaagaaaaagttgatgaagagaaatcgatcaagtcacttacaccccttgcattctaagcccctcaaatgttAAAGAATTCTGTTGCATAGTATCTAAAATCGAAGTGAAAAAAAGTCATCGCGAGATTTTTTTATATACTAAAAAGCAAGCGAAAGCGAAGAATCGGACGTGTGCATGCTTCCACACGTTTTACTAACGCAATTAATTTCAAATATAGTGACTGAAACCGATGTGCTCTTCTGAACAAAAGATTTCACAGATTTTCTCTGAAGTTAGCTGCATTCGATTGAAAATGTTCGGTAACGAAACGAGAGTCTATGTTTAGACGACCATCAATCAGTTCAATAAGGGTCACAATGAAGCGCACCTATCCTATTAATCATGTAGTTTTCTTTCAATTGCGTGATGTTCGGCACGTATACTTGAGAATGAATCGTTGAATCAACTTGGCAACTCGCATGGAAAAAAGGTAAATTATTTGCATTCGTTGGATTCAATACTaatgttgtttttaatttttccagtCAAAAATGATGAACATTGTTGTATTGATCACACAACGtctaaaatttattctgataaAAGAACTTTAATGAGATTTTACTGCATGACAATACGGCGGCACACAAATCAAATGTCATCGAAGATTTCAAATATTGAAATCTCCCTCTAGTTACTGGAACTCTGCATGATTTTCCAGATATTTCGATACAGTTATATACAACAAATCCTTcgccatataaaaaaaaactgtgtggtatgtttttttctatttatttttaatattaaattaaatttaaattttaagccATTCCATCAAcgaatcgtatcgaataacaagttgtcaaaaatattcgataaaaaatcAGACATTAGGCGATTAATTGAACATTGACTACAAACATCGATTATTATTCTTTGCTTAGCAATCTAAGCAACTAATAAACGAGGCGAACGAATTTTAAATCGATCAATAATCCAAAACTCAAAAAAACATTGTTCCGTTATTTTTTATTCCACCTATGTTAAATTTAGTCTGTCATCTTGCCATCTTGAAAGACTATATATACTATATAAGCATAATTGTTATTCAACGTATATTCCGTTCGTATTGCTGTCAAATAAGTCACAATTAATTTCTACTGTATCTATATCGTTattaaaaacatatatttaatcttcttaagaaaattgttatatttattttttttatattatatatttatatatttttcaaaccCAGGAGTGCGTGTACGAATCTCATCAGGCAGCTGCTTTTGTAGCAGCTTTCGCTATTGAGCGTTAACAGATATTGCATAGCACATCGTTGGAACTGCTAGGAAAACATGATAATAAGATTTGGATGACTTTATACAAAACCTCTTCCGTGCTGGGAAATTGGGGCCCCATGGGAGGGAAACACTCTTGCAACCGAGAAATAATTCAACGAATGTAAGTTGCAGCTGGAACAGCGGGATCCGAAGTCCTGAAAGACGTGCCGCGAATATTGAATATATGGAATCATGCGGCTACAATACTGATGGCCTGTTAGGTCAATTGATATGTCAGAAAGTTTTTACTGTTATGCCGAAAAAGGACATTTTTATTAATTAATGCTTTGAAGTGAAACCATTCAGAAAAAATTGCCGCTTCCAATTACCAGAACCATAATAAGGAACAGTGCAACAATTTCTCAGAAGGCATCGATGTTCTTAGATGAACTTCACATTCTCAATATGGTTTTATCTGTGCCTTTTTAGATATAAAAAAACGCGATCCCTGAGCATTTGATGAAGCTTAGTTAAATAAATCGCTGATCTTCATCTGCAATACGCTCTATAAGCGCAAACAAATGGCGTTTTTGTTGCAATTCGTGAAGGGTGATGAAAAGGTAAATAATTTACATCAATTTTGAACGATATATTCTTTAGACAATCGACATAAACCATTAGTCATTCCCAAAGCCGATCTTCACCCGAAGAAAGTCATGCTATGTGTCGCTCTATGTGCTCCTATCAAGCAACCAGACGataaattccaatgaatacAGGACAAATTAAGGACAGGGACCCATTCAGTAATAGTATAAATTAtgcttttaattttttccataaAATCGGCACGAGCTTTCCGGTTAGCTCAATATTTTCCAAGAAGTTGTACAGAAAGATAAATGGTAGATGAATTGTAATCACTGGGCTACTGCCCGGTTAATGTTCCGACAAGGTTTCTTGTAGCCACCAGACACTAGTTTTGTGTTTTGTAAAGCAGGGGTGTATCATTGTTTCTTAGATGATTTGTGTCCTAGTAAAGTGATACGGAACATATTTCATAACACTAAACTAATTATAATAGGTTGATGAATCTGAGGATCATATCATCTTGAGTTTTGAATCCAGCAATGCTATTTGGAAATTGAATTCATTACAAAGATTGTACGTGATGTAGTTTGTTTCAAAGTCACAACTTTTCTGATCTTGCGATAACGGGAGCTCCGCAAAAACGAGTGTGTAGCAATCCACTGCAGACTATTTCGTGAATTCATAACAAATCACTGAACAATGTTGAGATGCTGTGTTTGTACACATTGTCAGAAACAGTTCTAGCAGAAGCTAGCCGAAGACAGCGTAAACGGAAAAAAGTGAAGagcgacaaatatcataacgtaatcctacgttaactaTGCGGTCATAATTCGTATACAACCTTCCACAtttcttgttaaaaaaaacataaaacaaaaatagaaacaTGCTTcaactgaaaataatttttttctaaaaaaaaaatccacgtggacaaagagtatgagaaatgtccacgcttgtccacggagggggagagaggagtctaaaatcgagctttttgtgtccacgtggtatgtggacagcccctaacgaTTGATTTGCAAAATCAGACATCACTAATCACTCCACACGtttgaaatttgttgttccaaaaatgccttttgcTGTCAAACCGTGCTGATTTCGTAGCACAATTTTGACGAAACAATTTTTCCACAATGCCGAGAATTTCCTTATGTTGATTGGTTggcgaaaaaaaatcgcattctAATGTGTGTTCTATGTTATAAAATAACACATTTTCGGAAAGAAAAATCATCAACGGAACTTGTTTCTGTGAagatttatattataatgtttcaGAGAAAATTCAAACTAATATATTTGAGTAAGAAACAGATAAAACGCGTTCTGaatattcaaataacatcatgtgatgattttcattcaaattttacaattTGAACTGTCTTAAACCCTGATAATTCGAtggtaaataaatttaaaacttttgtagatgtcgacactgtaccttaGACTGTTCGAATTGACAGATCATGCCTTAACTGAAGACTGCATTGTGACAAAAATTCCAAGATAAATTCAACCATATCTAACCTTTTTTCCATCTTGCTACAAACGAATTTCATGCAACCAAAAGATAACATATTTCCAAAAACTATATCAACAACGATTTTCTCAAAACGCTTCGCTTCGCGGCTAAAATAAGCGCACCTTGCGACGATCGAAACcaaacaagtgaaaaaaaaatcgcgataAGTCACTTTCGCGAAAGTACGGCAAAATATATAATTCCTCTCTAACCATCTTCGCGTTCGGGTCAGTCCGGGGAGGGTAATAATATAGCGCTGATCTCATACCAATCTCAACCACTTTTAGCCGCTAGTCTTGTTTCGAAGCCGCACACACATATGCGCGCAGCTTTTCGGGACCCGAAATTGAAATCTACCTCCGCGTGCGCGCGCGATCTTCACCCCAAAACCCCTAGCGGGAAATTTGTTCATCCTGCACCGAAAACGGCAGACACGGAGAAGAGCATTAATTAAAACCAAAGTTCGTTTTGGCTGCACTCGTTGCGGATAATAATACGGTCTTCATTCGCCGCAACGGCAGAGTCGTTAAGAAATGGTTGTAAATTGGTTTCTAACGCAAACAATTCTCGCGCTGGTTCAGAATATCATGCTACTATCATCATCTTCCCTCTCTTACCGCGAACCGAGTCACGGCCACCACGCAGGGAAAAACCTAGGTTTCACACGCGTTATTCGTGAGTGTGGAATATTTAGGTCTTTGTTATATCAATAGCGGGAAAAATCGGCGCACACGGGAGGAAAATTTCACGAATAAACAACCCGCTGTTACAACCGTGTTCGTTCTAAAATACACACGCCAAACGTCGTCCATTAGAGCCGTCATAAGCGGTAGCGATTTCGTTCGCGCATCCATACACACACACAGGCACATAAACAGTGTGATGTGTTTTTCGGGTGATCAGTGCACACACAGTTTTcgctttcctttttttttttgcttttcggGTGGATCGTGTGTGGGTTGAAAAATGTACCGTTTGGTTGCGATCTGCGATCACGAAGGAAAATgtctttttggaaaatttcctaCCTCTAAAAATAAAACCGACAACATTCTTGATGAATTTTGCTGCTGCTGAATTTGCTCACACGGCATGCTGCGATGTGAGATGCGCTTCAAACAAATTGTTTCTTGCTGCTACGAGTGTGAGCTCGGTTCACGGAGGAAAAATTTCGATGACAGTGGCCGTTTTCTTCGCTAGCAATGTTTTATATGAATCGCTGTGGAAAAAGATTGATAATAATTACCCGTTTTAGTTGCGTTTTCATGATGTTGTGCAGTTCGTTTCGAATTATGTTGAACTTCATCATCGTGTCCGAGCTAAAGATGGACCGTCCGAAGGCCAGCCCTGGATAGTCTGCGCACCGCTTCTGTCTCCGATGTTCCCGTTCGGCGATGACCTCTGTCCGCTCGCTGGTGCACCTCAGCTTGGCCCATTCCGCCACATCGGGATCGTTTTCGTCCGCTGCGATTCCATCGTCGCTCGGTGCTCCATCTCCGGACGCCCGTTCCAGCCTCGAACCATCGCCCGCTGACGCTCGTACCTTCTTCCGCAGTTTGCCGCTACCATCGGATGTTTTGGAAGACTTTTTGCTGCTGGGTTTCTTCCGGCTCACGACGCTTGCGTTACTGGAATCATCTGAGGACGGACTCTTCTTGCTGCGTTTCAGTTTCTTACTCACTTCCTTGACTAGCTCCTGACTGCTGACCGTTTCGCCCTGTTTGGACACTTCCATCGGTTCTCCGCTAGCAACACTTTCTCTTCCATCTTCGTCCTCGTCATCGTCTATGACTATCACATTACTAGTGGTACTATTGCTTAGGTCGCTACTAACTAGACTAtttctgttgctgttgctgctgctgcctttgttttgttttcgatcATTCAACTCATCCGTTTGCTCTGTTGGCCTTGTAACATCCTCAATTATACTTTCACTGCTATCGCGGCACGGCTCCACTTTCTGGCGAATATCCTGGCATTGAATGGTGCTATTATTATTTACAACATCGTCATCATTGTTGGATTTGCCATCATCGTTGTCCGCATCGATTGTCATCAACATTTGTTTGTCTTCCTCCTCCTTTCCGATGACACTTAGCTGGGGATTTGCATTTTCGTCATTGCTGATTGTGTCTGTGTTTACTATACTGCTGCTAGTCAATAGCGACGAGGATGACGAGCTGCTGCTAATGCTACCACCTCCGCCTCCCGTGAATGTTCCGCTGCTGTCGAACGCACCACGCAAAGCTGCAATCACGTCCTCCGCTGGTACCGTCGATTTCCTGCCACCACTGAATCTCGGATGATGCTGGTGACCCCGTTTTCTACCCGTGCCTCCAGTCGGAACGGGATTATTTTCGCACATCTTACCAACAGCACCACCATCGGCTATACGGGCCGAACTCGTCGATCGTGGTTGTTCTTGTTTTTTACTAGCTGCTGTCACTGACACTGAGCTACGTCTGTTGCTTGCTGCTTTCGCTGCTCGGTGGCGCTTCTTTTTCGCCCTGACAGTCGTCGTTCTCGCTCGTTTCTTGTTCGCCACCAGTAGCCGGCCACAGTCGATCGACGCCAGCGCTCTCTCGTGGCCAGCACTGGTACCACAGCTCGCATGGCGGCGTGAATTTCGTGCTTTCTTGGCACGCGTTGCACAGTTTCCATTGTGTACTCTCTTCTGGCTATTAAAACAACCGGTATCACGTTTTCTGTTACCATACGATATAACTCCTATCATTTTCTCCTCGGAATAAATAAACCACGATCCTCAATTATAAACAATGCTGCTTTCTCTCCATCCGTTTGCCGAATCTATTGCCGTCTATTTTTTTGTACTTCAAAATAATACACTACTGGTGGCTTGTGGCTTGGAATTACAACGATAAACTATTGAATACTGCTGCGCAGCAGCACGGGATGCGATTTTCACTGCATCTCGCCTCGCCCAACAATGAGTCGGATAGTGTACTTATCTCACATGAATGAAACTTCGCTCCGCGAACGTCTGCGACCGGTCAGCCAGCCAGCGAAATGGCAGCCGGCATTCGTACCATTCTTTTCAACACCCCATCCCTCGTGCTCGTGATCACATCCACCCCCGCCGGAATTTTCTTTCTATGACGTCTCACGGTCCCGTCATCTCGTCGCGCGATATACATCGCCAATCATCCCCCGCCAGGTCTGTATAATTAGACGATGATTGGTTCTTATCGAACGTTGGTGCGGACCGAGTCGCCTGGAAGAACCCATTAGTCCGCATTCATGAACATCTTCCGCGGAATGCCATCCGCCGTTGGTACCGCAGCTTCCGAATTCTTTCGAATCACAATCTTCCACGCGCATGAGCTGCTACCGCTGCATAAGATGACGCCATTTTCAATGCCCCGAAACCATGGGTATGTGCGCGCACCGCGCGCGATACTAAAAATAATATCTTACGCTCTCGTCTTATTTTTCGTCTGATTCATTCGGCCCAAACGTCCGCGTCTACGAAAATTCATCTCTTGCTACCGGGAAACATAGCTCGATTTGAAATCAATTTCCCGTCCGCCATCTTATCAAGCTGTACGCAATCAAACTGTTACACAACTCTGTGACGGCGCTCGTTGCAGAAGAAATGCAGGTGAAATTCCTACAACCCGCCCCCGCATCCAAAGTGCATTCTTTTTCCGTTGTTCGCCGTAACTAAAATTAACATGTGCAAAAAAAGACCGATACTGGCATGATTTATGTATgtcgttttgtttttgttcttaaaaaattaaaaacaagcaCGCATGCAGACAAATTCCcacatttttcaatgaaatcttCAGCTCAAGGGCACCCGTCCTCGCCCATTATCGTCAATATTTTTGTGACAGGTGACATTCCGCTCACGGAAAAAGAAAACTGCACGGCGTGCCGTGTGCGTTCAGCAAGCATGTAGGCGTAGTTAGCACGTATGTATCGTGAATTCTGGGCCAGAAATAAACATTTGCGTGTGCTGCGAAATTTCATTAATGGTTTTTTATTCGGAAAATGAAAACAATGCTGTCATCGCCAGAAATTGACCCACGCTTCTTCTGATGCGGTTAGAAGGGGTTGATTTTGTTCTAACCCTCTcccatgtaaaaaaaaaacattcgacATGCGTTGCGATACGAAATGTCTTTAATGCTCTGATTTTATctctcataaaaaaaaataataaccttattagaaattataaaaatgaagattttgattttgattttaacCGAATTtggattttgaatttaatgtatgtaggttttgaataaaattaggacaaaaataaatgctacgAAGTCAATCAAGTTTATTTTTCAAGCTATTttacttgaaatttttttacttgccacttttttctccgTGCGGTCATCTTCCATTATCTGTCACCTTTTTTCCGACCATAGGAATGAACGTTTTTTTTCGACTCGTTCTTTGTTGAATTACATTTGTGTTCGAACGAAAATTTTACCGAAGAAAGTCAGTGCGATTAAAACCAACGTCTATCGGTGTGAAcaactcaatatttttaaattattcgttATACCTTTTTGTTATATAAGTCAACAGACAAatcatgggcctgattctcgaatacacttcacggtggaaacgaaataaacggcacgccattgaactacgttttacgggttagtgaagtgtcgaagataatgatgagttttcaggcagaatgagcacttttcaaataaaaaatcattaatgaaaatttacttcttcgtatcaaattggtattcaatgtgagtggaaaactttgttttcttcatgtgatataatctcatacaaaaatttaatctgaagataatttgatattataatgataaatttagtgggaaactaatatcgcatccagatgtcgacaccgtaccgttgtcatgacgaatgcgtttcataccgtttccaccgtgaagtgtattcgtagtgtattcgagaatcagaccCCAAATGATTCATTATTTGCAGACATATtttattgggcctgattctcgaatacactacgaatacacttcacggtggaaacggtatgaaacgcattcgcgatgacaacggtacggtgtcgacatctggatgcgagattagtttccaactaaatttatcattataaaatcaaattatcttcagattaaatttttgtatgagattattatatcacacgaagaaaacaaagttttccactcatattgaataccagtttgatacgaagaggttaattttcattaatgattttttatttgaaaagtgctcattctgcctgaaaactcatcattatcttcgacacttcactaactcgtaaaacgtagttcaatggcatgCTGTTTATTTCGttcccaccgtgaagtgtattcgagaatcaggcccattgctTTGTGATGTTAGATTTCTGTTACGCGTAGCTGAGGGAAGATATTGGaaattcgaaaaactttttttttttttctttatttttgagactttcagcctcctgggctggttcgtctcagaaaTTCGAAAAACGTTtagtcaaaatatttcaaatcattGCCAGTTCCGATGGTCATACCTGACTGGGGGAgttcggagttttttttttcaatcttcgataCAGCACAGAATCAATACGGAAAAACTGCAAAATTGGAAATACAAAGCACTACAGTAGAAATATGTTAAATTGATCATCATGTATTTATCCTGATTGTCTGGCTTTTGAAATTACTCGAGCGAAATAAACGTTGTATTTTGTGTAATTCGTATCTATTTACTTGTTTTAATGTAtttaaaacaatagtcattcattaaaaaatgtgTTTAAAGCATACAAATAAAATGACGCGAAAAAATTGAGGACCAGTTCTTCGTTTCGACTGTGTTGTTTCgaccgatttttgaagaaaattgattgttgctcggtggtattttgtgtttttcggatcCTGGTAAGTATTTTTCATGCAAGGCTGGCAGCAGCCAACGCGAAATCGCAAAGTACTTAGAACGATCAAAAAAACCTTCGTGTATAATCCATGACCGCAAAAATCCGGAACGACAGGGCGCCATAGGAAAACGACCGCGACGGATGACTTTTCCTTAAAGCGAGTCTCCAAAAAAGATCCCTTCAAGGCCTCGAAAAAGATCCGGGACGAACTGAACTTGTCCGTGAGTTTCCGGACAGTTCAGCGGCGGCTGGTGGAGCAGGGACTAGGTGGTATAAGTCCCCAGAAGGTCCCGATTCTGACGCCGAAGCGTCTGAAGACGCGACTGAAGTTCGCGAAAGACCACATCGATTGGATCGGTCCAGAAATGGAGAAGCAGTGGCGAAATATACTGAAGTCGGATGAGAAGAAGGTGAACCTCATCGGCTCGAACGGAAAAAACTTGGGTACATCACCCAATAGACTGTGCTTACATCCTACAGTATACCACGAAAACATTCAAGCATGGAGGAGGGAAGATTATAATGTAGGTGTGCTTCTCCTGGTACGGGATTGGTACCCTGTACTACAAGGATAGGATCATGGATCAGTACCTGTATGCTCAAATCCTAAGGGATGTTATGCTGCTACACGCCGAGCGGGAGATGCCCCTGAAATGGTAGTTTATGCAGGATAACTATCCGAGGCACATCACCTAGACCGTCAAAAAGTGGTTTCAGGATAACATGTTGACGTCATGGAGTGGCCAGCGCAATCACCGGATCTGAAccctatagagaacctatgggagaTCGTGAAAAGGTCGGTCTACACGAAGAAGTCGAAGAATAAGCAGCAACTGTGGGATAGGATCCAAGCTTGTTGGTACACCATCCCGGTCACCCCGTGCCAGAAGCTGGTGGAATCCATGCCGAATCGAGTGCGTGAAGTTATGCGAAACAAAGGTTACTAGCCCCAGTAGCATATCACGgtttgaattttcttgtttttattgtttttaccATGAATTTCAATCCCGATCTTaatttttgtcgcgtcattttagttgttaagtatgcttaaaacgcatttttgataaaaagttgttgttttaactacagatgttataaatttcattgaacaatacaaataaattattataaatggattgaagcg from Toxorhynchites rutilus septentrionalis strain SRP chromosome 3, ASM2978413v1, whole genome shotgun sequence encodes:
- the LOC129777265 gene encoding uncharacterized protein LOC129777265 isoform X10, which encodes MIGVISYGNRKRDTGCFNSQKRVHNGNCATRAKKARNSRRHASCGTSAGHERALASIDCGRLLVANKKRARTTTVRAKKKRHRAAKAASNRRSSVSVTAASKKQEQPRSTSSARIADGGAVGKMCENNPVPTGGTGRKRGHQHHPRFSGGRKSTVPAEDVIAALRGAFDSSGTFTGGGGGSISSSSSSSSLLTSSSIVNTDTISNDENANPQLSVIGKEEEDKQMLMTIDADNDDGKSNNDDDVVNNNSTIQCQDIRQKVEPCRDSSESIIEDVTRPTEQTDELNDRKQNKGSSSNSNRNSLVSSDLSNSTTSNVIVIDDDEDEDGRESVASGEPMEVSKQGETVSSQELVKEVSKKLKRSKKSPSSDDSSNASVVSRKKPSSKKSSKTSDGSGKLRKKVRASAGDGSRLERASGDGAPSDDGIAADENDPDVAEWAKLRCTSERTEVIAEREHRRQKRCADYPGLAFGRSIFSSDTMMKFNIIRNELHNIMKTQLKRAESEVAALNRRIQLLEEDLERSEERLASATAKLSEASAAADESERARKVLENRSLADEERMDALENQLKEARFMAEEADKKYDEVARKLAMVEADLERAEERAEAGEAKIVELEEELRVVGNNLKSLEVSEEKATQREESYGGQVRILDQRLKEAEARAEFAERSVQKLQKEVDRLEDELVLEKEKYREIGDDLDTAFVELILKE
- the LOC129777265 gene encoding uncharacterized protein LOC129777265 isoform X13, whose protein sequence is MIGVISYGNRKRDTGCFNSQKRVHNGNCATRAKKARNSRRHASCGTSAGHERALASIDCGRLLVANKKRARTTTVRAKKKRHRAAKAASNRRSSVSVTAASKKQEQPRSTSSARIADGGAVGKMCENNPVPTGGTGRKRGHQHHPRFSGGRKSTVPAEDVIAALRGAFDSSGTFTGGGGGSISSSSSSSSLLTSSSIVNTDTISNDENANPQLSVIGKEEEDKQMLMTIDADNDDGKSNNDDDVVNNNSTIQCQDIRQKVEPCRDSSESIIEDVTRPTEQTDELNDRKQNKGSSSNSNRNSLVSSDLSNSTTSNVIVIDDDEDEDGRESVASGEPMEVSKQGETVSSQELVKEVSKKLKRSKKSPSSDDSSNASVVSRKKPSSKKSSKTSDGSGKLRKKVRASAGDGSRLERASGDGAPSDDGIAADENDPDVAEWAKLRCTSERTEVIAEREHRRQKRCADYPGLAFGRSIFSSDTMMKFNIIRNELHNIMKTQLKRAESEVAALNRRIQLLEEDLERSEERLASATAKLSEASAAADESERARKVLENRSLADEERMDALENQLKEARFMAEEADKKYDEVARKLAMVEADLERAEERAEAGEAKIVELEEELRVVGNNLKSLEVSEEKANQREEEYKNQIKTLTTRLKEAEARAEFAERSVQKLQKEVDRLEDDFNKEKSKYKAIAAELDLTFADLSGY
- the LOC129777265 gene encoding uncharacterized protein LOC129777265 isoform X11 — protein: MIGVISYGNRKRDTGCFNSQKRVHNGNCATRAKKARNSRRHASCGTSAGHERALASIDCGRLLVANKKRARTTTVRAKKKRHRAAKAASNRRSSVSVTAASKKQEQPRSTSSARIADGGAVGKMCENNPVPTGGTGRKRGHQHHPRFSGGRKSTVPAEDVIAALRGAFDSSGTFTGGGGGSISSSSSSSSLLTSSSIVNTDTISNDENANPQLSVIGKEEEDKQMLMTIDADNDDGKSNNDDDVVNNNSTIQCQDIRQKVEPCRDSSESIIEDVTRPTEQTDELNDRKQNKGSSSNSNRNSLVSSDLSNSTTSNVIVIDDDEDEDGRESVASGEPMEVSKQGETVSSQELVKEVSKKLKRSKKSPSSDDSSNASVVSRKKPSSKKSSKTSDGSGKLRKKVRASAGDGSRLERASGDGAPSDDGIAADENDPDVAEWAKLRCTSERTEVIAEREHRRQKRCADYPGLAFGRSIFSSDTMMKFNIIRNELHNIMKTQLKRAESEVAALNRRIQLLEEDLERSEERLASATAKLSEASAAADESERARKVLENRSLADEERMDALENQLKEARFMAEEADKKYDEVARKLAMVEADLERAEERAEAGEAKIVELEEELRVVGNNLKSLEVSEEKAMASRDSVEDKIHQLNEKLTNAEARAEFAERSVQKLQKEVDRLEDELVLEKEKYREIGDDLDTAFVELILKE